Part of the Cottoperca gobio chromosome 1, fCotGob3.1, whole genome shotgun sequence genome, atatatatactgtttatatatatatatcatactgtatatatataatatatatatatatatatatatactgtatacatataatatatatatatatatctcatctggACTATGGTGACTCGACAGTATGAgaacaattaattaaaacacttaAGTTAAAAAATCAGCCTGAGACAATAAACGTGAGGACATGTGAGCTCCAAAGGTTGAATCATCTTTACCCAAATTTAAGATTCAAGTCATTTAATGCATCAGAAGGAACAGTctgaaaaaacagaaacaagtcaaacaaacaaactgcatcaaCAAAGTGGAATATCCATCATAGTTTGACTCACAAACATTAATGAGTTGATAAGTGTTTATTGGAACGAGGTTGACCCTCTTTGTCGTAGTGTCAATAATGTTAATTTAGTCACTTTAACTTAAAGccgttttttaaatgattaagtAATTTCTTCCAACCCATATATTATCATTTCATCAAAATGCCCACACAACCCAAAACACAGACTTCCCATTTCCACAAGTGATTATGAATGAATCGTCTTTGACGGTTTTGACTGTGCAACTTAGACATTTGTTGATTTGCAATCTGTACAAACCCtgtctttatttttgtgtgtctctctgccttTGGAGCGTCTTGACCTCGAACTGAAGGGCCGGTAACActtacacacagagaaaaaggcCTCCCTGTAGTTGTTGTTCATCCAACCATATAGGATGGGATTGACAAACGTCGAGCACATTGCTACAATATGGAACACAGTGAAAAGCAGCTTAAAGTCCTTCATATACAACACAGAGCTGCCCATGTCAACCGCCAACTGGAACGCATGGAAGGGCAACCAGCTGACGGCGAACACCACCACCATGGTCAGCAGCATCTTCGTGGTCTTCCTCCTGCGCTGATGACGGTCATTCCGACCAACGTAAGTCATGTGATTCTTCAGCGTGTTCCAGATGCGGATGTAGGCAAAGCAGTTGATGGCCAAAGGTAAACCGTATTGAATCAGAAGTGCCGATATGCTGTAGAGGCTTCCGTTCATGCTGCTTCCCGGCCACTTCTCCGTACAAACCTGAATAGACTCGTCCGGTGAAAGGTCGAACGTCCCGTACTCCCTGAAGATGGCGAGCGGGCTGGCCAACAGGCCGCTGACGACCCACGTGATGACAATGACCACAGCGCACATGTCTCTGGACATCTTGGTCTCCATGTGGTAGACGATGCTTCTGTGGCGGTCCAGGGCGATGACGTTCAAAGTGATGGTGGACACGTGCACCGCCAAGCCTTGAGCGCAGGGCAGCATGAAGCACAACACCTGACCAAACTTCCACTCGCCATACAGCGTGTAGACAAGGGTGAAGGGCAAACACAGCGTGTTCACCAGCAAGTCTGCCACAGCTAAGTTCACAATAAAGAAGTTGGTGACGGTCTGAAGATTTTtaaacatgtacacaacatATATCACTAAGGAGTTTCCAATGACTCCAAACAATATAATCACGCTGTAAGCCAGGATGAGAATTACTTGAACTCCGACCAGCTGTGTGCTGTCGTCCAGCTCCAAAATGTTCTCATCATTTATCGTGCCGGTAGTCGAGCAGCAGTTGAAGGATTTAAGATCAAATTGTGATTCTTCCACTTGAGTTGTGTTGAACTGATCTGCTGTATCCATGGCTACCAGTCCGCGGAAGTCGGTCTGTAAAAATGTGGAGATGACTTTCAGCAGCGGACATGCATGTTGTGACCAGGACAAATTCAAATATGCTTTTATAAGTTTATAGGCAACAATCTGGCAATATAATTCCAGTAAGAATGCACTGACAGCTGTTTAATATCTGACCTGCAATACAGAGGAGCATCAACTATGATTCATGATATGCAcgttaaaaacacaaaccttgtcaaatgaataaaatcCAATAGAAAGCCTTATTGCTACTTTCGATCAGTGCAATtaaaagacacaggaagaacaCCTCAAATCTAAGTAAGTCTTGGTGACTATAGACATAATTAGTTTGACAAAACTTTacgaacaaaaacaaacacaaaaggcaccaaaTCCGTGCATTCTACCATCTTATCATAGATGAGATTGCTGTATTgaaaatagtatttatttattttagcactGAGAGGTGCAACATAAGCTAGATTTAACACATTGCACATATCTAATGTTGGACAGCACATTTTagatttgtacatttttcaAGTCTTATTGAATGGAGACTGATCCTGGAGCAGTTTCACAGATAAAGCAAGATACAACAAAAGCTATGTACACACATGACTTGTTGTAATACAGGCACATTGATCCATAGCTATCTACAAATAAAACTGacttcatatgtgtgtgtgtgtgtgtgtgtgtgtgtgtgtgtgtgtgtgtgtgtgtgtgtgcgtgcgtgcgtgcgtgcgtgtgtgtgtgtgtgtgtgtgtgtgtgtgtgtgcaggtagtGATTTCTACGAACAGGAAGCACAATACACATTATTTTGGGGTGGATTTCCCATTAAAAGATATTGTACAATCTCACTGAACGTAAGAACCACGTACAGTGCAGTATTCTTTATGAATGATAAATGCTgctattaatatttaaacaataacGCCACATCTTGCCGAATTTACCTTTTGCGAGCTACGGACTGCAGCCTTGTTATGCTTCTGGCATTTCAAATGACTTCAAAACTCAAAATGCAGTTGTCACTGAGTCCCGTGGCACTTTGTGatcatttataaacacattatgTGAGAAACGTGACATGTGTCAGCGGCTGTAATGTGCAAGCATACAGTGTAACGTCAGACTACAGACTACTAAACATTGTCCGGATCAAAAGATCAAATGCAGGAGCATCAAGCTTTTTACTCACCTCCGTCTCTCTGAGGGAGATCTTCAGATTCCTCTCATTGTTTCTGCCTGCAGAAAAGTTTAGTGAAAGCTTTTGACATACTTCTTCTCGTTCCTGTGCTATCaaggaaaacaacaataatatgaATCACTCAAACACCGACGGATTAATCTTCTTCAAGGACGAACAACGTGCGCTTAAGAACAAAGCGCACACCATTTGCCAGTGCGCACTGCAGCCCGTTTGGCATTGAGTGCGCATTACCTGCGCTGCGCTGCTGGGAGAGACCGACAGATGAGGCGGGTTGAGTAACAGAGAGGAAACGTGTCCTTTCCCCACCAACATCCTTAACCCGAGAGACGATGTCTCTTTGCCTCACAATGGGTCGTTTTGATGCACTTAATTCTGAGAATTCTGCTCGTGTTTGAATGGCAAATGTCATGTTCCCGCCTGCACATGAGTACAGTAATGAGTACAGTAATGCACAGTTTAAATGGAGCATTTGTGATCAACTCCCACTCCTaattcaatcaaatcaaattcgaaaatgtttcaaatataaCCTAGAATCAAATGACCTATTTAATATTATCTGTACATGGATGTGAGCTGCGTGTGCCTCTGCAGAGCAGTCCGTCAGTGAAGAGTAACACGAATTTAATCATAGTTTCCTTATTAGATTAGAATAAAGAAGCATCACAACTAATAAAACTGATATTaacaacatttgaacatttattttgaagaaatGGCTAAAGATAATTCAAACATAATGTCACCTAATGACTGCAGGTGAGGGCTTACATATTGAGCCCTTTATTGAGAGGCACAAGTAATACGAGGCAATTATAAACATGCTTGTTTAAGTCTGACAACATCAACAACTATAGTAGGCCTATTGGCAATTGTGAGTAAATCTCACTTCTGAGCctgaaaatataaatgcttCAGTGATGCCACTTCTCAGAGATGTTCCTTCACAACCCACACACTGCATCATCATCAGCGCTTCACTTGTAGTAGAGTAGACCTAATCCTAACATTTTATATGAGCCTGGTCAGTGCTACTCACTGTTTGCTGCGCACCAACACTTCTCACAAGCTGCCAGTACTCTTTGGTCCTTTCATAACGGCCCTAAGTAAACTGCATTACCCAGGGGCCACTACATGACATTCACCTGTTCCCGTCCTCGCCTGCCTGCGGTTATAATGCTGTATATTTGCTCTTAAAACAACTGGACTTAGGCCGATACACATGCCAACATATTGATATGGGCAGTACTGGCACTTATTACAGGTAATATatcagacactcttatccagagtgacttacagtgaactaactacagggacagtctccctggagcaactcagggttaagtgccttgctcaggggctcaggGTGGCAGCCTTGATATTGAACTCTCAACCATCTGGTGTTATATTTGGAAGCAGTACCACTAGGACGTCACCACCCCCCTTTTTCAACTTCAAGCACTGATTATGGTCAATGACAGTACGCGTTTAACGTTTTAAGATCAATGGAGCTGGCTCAATTCAAACTGTGAAGGCTCTGGCTGTTGATTGGGCTCATAATTTGATTAGCACTGTTAACAACCAAGACTCCATGTGGCCATTGGAGAATGAGTTACTGTCCAATACCCTCCTCGGTGAAGTAATGAAGGGCGTTTTAAGAGTTTCCCTATCATTTAGGAGGTGTGACCATGTTTTAACTTGAATGTCGCCACAAGAAAAGATTCTTCTGTTGTCCTTAAAGAATCATCACAGTGTGTTGCTATCGCTAAGATGTTAGCATATATTTGCTTATACTCACATCCAGCCAGTGGTGggcgtcagcacgtccacgtcttttgattggatacacactattgagaggcagagctatgcagagctagcaaactttgaacaagctaatttgtgtagatttctacaagctggtttttttcaacccacaatggctgaaggaggagaagagatcgatttggtcgcagatataattacaacggcATTTTCAAGACGActctttcaagaaaagatagacatcgtgagaagagaacagctaaccccgatgctagcgagcctatcacagccgggaaaagggtttgtccgccactttcaaatcactaactacgagcggtacccccggctcgcagcctccgagaggcactgcacattgtactgctgggaatgcctgctatttacaactaaatgtttcgtaaatattaatataactctgttgttagggtgatgcaacgcccggttatactgcgtttctgtctaaatgtatagtttctagagccatggcgtcataatgatggtattaagaggtggaataattcaggtaggactgtgtaggacatcactgaaggcttaGGTGTGacatgcacggcccgccactgcatcCAGCAGACATGATGCAACACTAGCAtgcatttggagtcatgtttctggccaTCTGATGAATGTAACTCCAATATTCACTCACCTTTTAGCTCAAAATATCTTACTAttaagctgctaaatgctccactagtGGAGCGTAGGGTGAGGCTTTGGAGATCTTTCGCCATGAGCAGCTGCCTGCTGTTGTCATTTTGTAgccactgatgatgatgatgatgatgatgatgatgatgatgatgatgatgatgatgatgatgatgatgatgatgatggtggtggtggtgatgattcTGTTTTGATTAATGCAGGCCTTATTGCTTGCCCTTTGAACCCTATTGAAggccattttcttttcagttgcACTCCTGGGTTGAAAAGCACATTGTGGAACTGTGTCGTCAAATCATTTATATGCATCTTCTTTTGTATTCATGTATGGCAGCCTTGTCTGTAAGTGGAGTTATTATAAGATGCCTATATTTGTAttgatgtttatatttttgtatttatggcTTGGTAAGGCCATGTTttacgctagctgtactgtagaaacatgtttaataagttactccgtcgtcaggcatcatcttaacatagggtatgaataggttatccactcgttatcaatacattggctgtagggttcaccgtcagccgacgtagcctatatctaacgtacctctaacgtattcacgtaggtatttacataggtaagtattcaactacgtattccgtattcacgtatgtctaacgtcacgtaacgtctgcatatcttatgaagtaCACGTCgcgtacgtccggtaattttgaacatgctcaaaacatcagcgttcaacaacgcaccccagcgtaacaccgcctgctcttaacgaatactacttataccttaccttatatcaacgtacaccagcgtgtttctgatattttgtatacgccatatttttgtatacgttatgcattcgttgggcattcgtttgatacattttgtattagtaagtgatactctatcaataggttagacatgcgtatctgtatacgttcacttttctgatccgatgaaaagttggacgtatttggactctgtaaaatttttcgtatgcgccggcgtACGTTTCggtcatacggagatgtgtggcAGGGCCTTCAGAaagatgcaaaagaaaaaaggtaataATTCTCCGTTGGTTCATCACTACAAGCAAGCTTTTTCATATAacacagtcatttgatccattgttgatATGAAAGTATTGATTAGAGCAGCTTGTATGTTTGTTCCTTGCTGTGAAGGGATCAGTGCTACAAATTAAAGTATTGgagctttcaaaataagacaATTTCAATTTTATCAAAAAGTGTTTAACTTatatctctctcctatctctttCTGCCTTTTAATTTCTAAtaattgacattttataatCTATAATTTTATAATGATGCTTTAATGATCGAATTTAGAGTAGAGTTATATTATCAGGAATACTCATCCACtgcagtaaacaacaacaattcaCTGAAAATGACAGCATAGAGTAGCGACTGATTGATTTCATCAGATAAACAGTCACACTTCTGAAGATATCTGAAGTCACTGAAGTATTCCCAAACCTGCAGGAGTTTGACTGGGTTTGGCTGGGGATTGAACCGCTTACCCTCTGACCATTGGACGACCACTCTTTCTGTCCTGAGCTACAGCCGCCCAATCTAAACCACTACTTAGAGCCCTTATGTGAGAGGGCAGcctattaaatacaattatgaaccACATGTCACCTGCTCTTAACTGCCCACCTGCATGATGTCACTATCCAAAGACCAGATGTCAGTTTGAAGGTGAAGTGGTTAAATAAGGAAACTACAAACTATATTTGCTTTCATTTTAGCTATACTATATAGCTTTAGCTGTTATACTTTTTGTCCTAATTTCTTTTTAACGTAGTCACATTTTCAATGAAAAATAAGCATCCACACCATTTATTCAGATAATGTTGAGGCTGAGtagtttatttttgcaaaacGTTTTGTCTGCTTGCAACTTGTTGCTTGTGTTGTTGCCTTGTGCGACACGTGTCCAAATTCAAACCCTACTGTATGCTACAGGTGATGTCAGTTTTTTTCTATCCACAAACTGTCTTTATACAAATATAAGGcctttatattttcctttttgagaTGACAGGGTGATGGCAGGGATGGCATGCTACAAAATGACATGCACACTCTTTTTAAGGACACATATGCAGATATGAAGGATAATGAAATGCTTTGTGTGGTCACAGTTGTAATATTTTAACAACTGCATTATTGAGAGCTTATTTGGTTTCAGATGCAATGAAAATagtattttctatttatacGGCTGTGCAGGTTTCACCTAAAGATTGTCTCTTTAGGTGTTTTTACATCAATCTCTATGTGTTTATCTCCAGACACACAAGAGTCTTTTATGAATCTAAATGAGATGATCATGATACAACCTCAACAATAAAGCGGTGTCCTTCCTGTTTACACATGCAGCTCATCCAGTGTCTGTCTAtatcaggggtcaccaacctttttgatactgagacctacttcaagggtgctgaataatatgaagggctacttgtttttGATACAAatttcctgaataacatagttgcacggttcacctttaacgataatattatcattaataataataaatattcatatgtgaAGAGATTGTCTGATCAcatattcatttaattacaccagttatattttagtacaaagtatgaCTTCTGTAACAatttataggaaatcattaactgtcacatcttcagatcatatcgtgtttgtacaaacactaactttgtaacatcagagagtggagatcacatcagaacctttcctctcg contains:
- the npy2r gene encoding neuropeptide Y receptor type 2; the encoded protein is MDTADQFNTTQVEESQFDLKSFNCCSTTGTINDENILELDDSTQLVGVQVILILAYSVIILFGVIGNSLVIYVVYMFKNLQTVTNFFIVNLAVADLLVNTLCLPFTLVYTLYGEWKFGQVLCFMLPCAQGLAVHVSTITLNVIALDRHRSIVYHMETKMSRDMCAVVIVITWVVSGLLASPLAIFREYGTFDLSPDESIQVCTEKWPGSSMNGSLYSISALLIQYGLPLAINCFAYIRIWNTLKNHMTYVGRNDRHQRRRKTTKMLLTMVVVFAVSWLPFHAFQLAVDMGSSVLYMKDFKLLFTVFHIVAMCSTFVNPILYGWMNNNYREAFFSVCKCYRPFSSRSRRSKGRETHKNKDRVCTDCKSTNV